A genomic segment from Corallococcus soli encodes:
- a CDS encoding alpha/beta fold hydrolase: MTVETFQPPRYSEEIVPFLAGDGRALHLVHLRGHEEPVKGPVVLVHGAGVRGNIFRAPVRQTVVDALIDDGYDVWLENWRASMDVEPGEWTLDQAAVLDHPAAIQTVVKETGHDTVKAVIHCQGSTSFTMAAVAGLLPEVDVIVSNAVSLHPVVPASARLKLKYAVPLVSQLTPYLDPQWAYGGPTRTARALTRVVEATHHECDNLVCRWTSFTYGTGFPVLWRHENLNARTHDWLKHEFGPVPFSFFRQMYASVRAGHLVPVEHFSALPEDLGEREPQTDARFVFLAGEENRCFLAESQRRSFEHMERFHPGRHALHMLPGYGHLDVFMGKRAAQDVFPTLLAELDRPV; the protein is encoded by the coding sequence ATGACCGTCGAGACGTTTCAACCACCGCGCTACTCCGAGGAGATCGTCCCCTTCCTCGCGGGTGACGGTCGCGCGCTGCACCTGGTGCACCTGCGCGGCCATGAGGAGCCGGTCAAGGGGCCGGTGGTGCTGGTGCACGGCGCGGGCGTGCGGGGGAACATCTTCCGCGCCCCCGTGCGCCAGACGGTGGTGGATGCGCTCATCGACGATGGCTACGACGTGTGGCTGGAGAACTGGCGCGCGAGCATGGACGTGGAGCCCGGCGAGTGGACGCTGGACCAGGCCGCCGTCCTGGACCACCCGGCCGCCATCCAGACCGTGGTGAAGGAGACGGGGCACGACACAGTCAAGGCCGTCATCCACTGTCAGGGCTCCACCAGCTTCACGATGGCCGCGGTGGCGGGGCTGTTGCCGGAGGTGGACGTCATCGTCAGCAACGCGGTGTCGCTGCACCCGGTGGTGCCGGCCTCCGCGCGGCTGAAGCTGAAGTACGCCGTCCCCCTGGTCTCCCAGCTGACGCCGTACCTGGATCCGCAGTGGGCCTACGGCGGCCCCACGCGCACGGCCCGGGCGCTGACGCGCGTGGTGGAGGCGACGCACCACGAATGCGACAACCTGGTCTGCCGCTGGACGAGCTTCACCTACGGCACGGGCTTCCCGGTGCTGTGGCGGCACGAGAACCTGAACGCCCGCACGCACGACTGGCTCAAACACGAGTTCGGGCCGGTGCCCTTCAGCTTCTTCCGCCAGATGTACGCGAGCGTGCGCGCCGGCCACCTGGTGCCCGTGGAGCATTTCAGTGCGCTGCCGGAGGACCTGGGTGAGCGCGAGCCCCAGACGGACGCGCGCTTCGTCTTCCTGGCGGGGGAGGAGAACCGCTGCTTCCTCGCCGAGAGCCAGCGCCGCAGCTTCGAGCACATGGAGCGCTTCCACCCGGGCCGGCACGCGCTGCACATGCTGCCCGGCTACGGACACCTGGACGTCTTCATGGGCAAGCGCGCGGCCCAGGACGTCTTCCCAACCCTCCTCGCCGAGCTGGACCGCCCGGTGTGA
- a CDS encoding acetoacetate decarboxylase family protein — protein MFIPKRIQRQSGRYSRVDDIPYALPVNSQGSPALMAAFTVDARRAAALLPGNELHPLRVSRDKGVLLISVIDYKTTDIGAYIEFSIALACTHGRRPAPPLLPLLFPKRYGVGQYVVDLPVNTEVSVKGGKGIWGMPKHLARLDFKIENGSVSSSYSEGGQQAVRVRIERPGRAWLPLRAAAVNYCAFRGMLMKSFIYFRGRFGFRFGRRAWASLELGDHPRVQALRELSISPRAFLTGFFPSSSGVLDDHFEAWFLTQPTLPTSTYPEGLESVVDLGQDQTPMPPPDGAGALPQGPSRPVSLQELRS, from the coding sequence ATGTTCATCCCCAAGCGCATCCAGAGGCAGTCCGGCCGTTACTCGCGGGTGGACGACATCCCCTACGCGTTGCCGGTGAATTCGCAGGGGTCCCCGGCCCTGATGGCCGCCTTCACCGTGGACGCCCGCCGCGCGGCGGCCCTGTTGCCAGGCAACGAGCTGCACCCGCTGCGCGTGTCGCGGGACAAGGGCGTGCTGCTCATCTCCGTCATCGACTACAAGACGACGGACATCGGCGCGTACATCGAGTTCAGCATCGCGCTGGCGTGCACGCATGGGCGCAGGCCGGCCCCTCCGCTGCTGCCGCTGCTGTTCCCCAAGCGCTACGGCGTGGGCCAGTACGTGGTGGACCTGCCGGTGAACACGGAAGTCTCCGTGAAGGGCGGCAAGGGCATCTGGGGCATGCCCAAGCACCTGGCGCGGCTGGACTTCAAGATCGAGAACGGGTCGGTCAGCAGCTCCTACTCGGAAGGGGGCCAGCAGGCGGTGCGCGTGCGCATTGAACGGCCAGGCCGCGCGTGGCTGCCGCTCCGGGCTGCGGCGGTGAACTACTGCGCGTTCCGGGGGATGCTGATGAAGTCCTTCATCTACTTCCGGGGCCGGTTCGGCTTCCGGTTCGGCCGCCGCGCCTGGGCCTCGCTGGAGCTGGGCGACCATCCGCGCGTGCAGGCGCTGCGGGAGCTGAGCATCTCCCCGCGCGCGTTCCTCACCGGGTTCTTCCCGTCGTCGAGCGGCGTGCTGGACGACCACTTCGAGGCGTGGTTCCTCACCCAGCCCACGCTGCCCACGAGCACGTATCCGGAAGGGCTGGAGAGCGTCGTGGACCTGGGACAGGACCAGACGCCGATGCCGCCTCCGGATGGGGCCGGCGCGCTGCCCCAGGGCCCGTCCAGGCCCGTCTCCCTACAGGAACTCCGGTCATGA
- a CDS encoding patatin-like phospholipase family protein — MSPGLSRLERLSRTHGREWRWALAAIGWITVVSGAVQMFLPGTELRLLQADASATPSHFFRIVGMFMVLFGGLLLHGLHEPRANPAAFLWSGLQKVGACLMVALAVALGLLSPLSLGVAAFDALSAALVLAFYVTLRQREQVISVLKPHPEVGAGGDTGPLSAASQVTGLAGPLRPSRGDGTLAASECLPRGMSSASLALLREADPAEVAVPLAVSQREAVASSAEASPGAGEAAEPRRSLILAGGGMRVAWQSGVLRALTDAGLDFVHADGTSGGIITLAMWQSGLSPAEMCERWRTLRVRDFVSLMPLDAYAQPWKLEALGDADGIVGRVFPHLGIDVDAVRKNREREGTFNVCDFGRKTNEAIPHTDVDLDLLVAGISLPLFMPPVPKDGRIYLDSVWIQDANVMEAVRRGADEVWIAWCIGNTPEYGAGFFRQYVHMIELSANGALFAQLEQVRELNARILAGESVPGHSRPIAVHLIRPERPLPLDPDFYAGHVTAASLIDLGYSDACRYLSTADARGLPLTPEITQMTEPAPDLTFRETMSGPLALGTSAPEEGAHDGRPTPFTMHCTISIDDMDAFVRDPSHAARLVAHVQYPPLGEDLPVREGSFNLFRSTDDPGTKIMSYGLRFQAHGRDYFLDGTKTLHDDPGPDLWRDTTRLYCHLHEGTDARAPVVGAGILVLGMRELLQLVTSMRSSRPGADGVKAVSQFGRLFLGALWDLYAPRAQTEQEGEGEVPHGRDG; from the coding sequence ATGAGCCCGGGCCTGTCGCGGCTGGAGCGCCTGTCCCGCACGCACGGGCGCGAGTGGCGATGGGCGCTCGCGGCCATCGGGTGGATCACCGTCGTGTCCGGCGCGGTCCAGATGTTCCTGCCGGGGACGGAGCTGCGGCTGCTGCAGGCGGACGCGTCCGCCACGCCCTCGCACTTCTTCCGCATCGTGGGGATGTTCATGGTGCTGTTCGGCGGCCTGTTGCTGCACGGCCTGCACGAACCCCGTGCGAACCCGGCCGCCTTCCTGTGGTCGGGGCTCCAGAAGGTGGGCGCGTGCCTGATGGTGGCGCTGGCCGTGGCGCTCGGGCTGCTGTCGCCGTTGTCGCTGGGCGTGGCGGCGTTCGACGCGCTGTCGGCCGCGCTGGTGCTCGCGTTCTACGTGACGCTGCGCCAGCGTGAGCAGGTCATCTCCGTGCTCAAGCCCCATCCGGAGGTGGGGGCCGGAGGGGACACCGGCCCGCTCTCCGCCGCATCGCAGGTGACGGGACTCGCCGGGCCGCTGCGGCCCTCGCGGGGCGACGGAACGCTGGCGGCGTCCGAATGTCTCCCCAGGGGGATGTCGAGTGCTTCGCTGGCCTTGCTGCGTGAGGCGGATCCGGCGGAGGTCGCGGTCCCGCTGGCGGTGTCGCAACGGGAGGCCGTGGCTTCATCAGCCGAGGCCAGCCCCGGAGCAGGGGAGGCGGCGGAGCCACGACGCTCCCTCATCCTGGCGGGTGGCGGCATGCGCGTCGCCTGGCAGTCAGGCGTGCTGCGCGCGCTGACGGACGCGGGGCTGGACTTCGTGCATGCGGACGGCACGTCGGGCGGCATCATCACCCTGGCCATGTGGCAGTCCGGCCTGTCACCCGCAGAGATGTGCGAGCGGTGGCGGACCCTGCGCGTGAGGGACTTCGTGTCCCTCATGCCCCTGGACGCGTACGCGCAGCCCTGGAAGCTCGAAGCGCTGGGGGACGCGGACGGCATCGTCGGGCGCGTCTTCCCGCACCTGGGCATCGACGTGGACGCCGTGCGCAAGAACCGCGAACGCGAGGGCACCTTCAACGTCTGCGACTTCGGCCGGAAGACGAACGAGGCCATCCCCCACACCGACGTGGACCTCGACCTGCTGGTGGCGGGCATCTCGCTGCCCCTCTTCATGCCCCCCGTGCCGAAGGACGGGCGGATCTACCTGGACTCGGTGTGGATCCAGGACGCCAACGTGATGGAGGCCGTGCGCCGGGGCGCGGACGAGGTGTGGATCGCCTGGTGCATCGGCAACACGCCCGAGTACGGCGCGGGCTTCTTCCGCCAGTACGTCCACATGATTGAGCTCAGCGCCAACGGCGCGCTCTTCGCCCAGCTGGAGCAGGTGCGTGAGCTCAACGCGCGCATCCTCGCGGGTGAAAGCGTCCCCGGGCACTCGCGGCCCATCGCCGTCCACCTCATCCGGCCGGAGCGGCCCCTGCCGTTGGATCCCGACTTCTACGCGGGGCACGTCACCGCCGCGTCCCTCATCGACCTGGGCTACTCGGATGCGTGTCGCTACCTGAGCACGGCGGACGCCCGGGGACTGCCCCTCACCCCGGAGATCACCCAGATGACCGAGCCCGCTCCCGACCTGACCTTCCGCGAGACCATGTCCGGTCCGCTTGCGCTGGGCACCTCCGCGCCCGAGGAGGGCGCCCACGACGGCCGCCCCACGCCCTTCACCATGCACTGCACCATCAGCATCGACGACATGGACGCCTTCGTCCGTGATCCCTCCCATGCGGCGAGGCTGGTGGCGCACGTGCAGTACCCCCCGCTGGGGGAGGACCTGCCCGTGCGCGAGGGCAGCTTCAACCTCTTCCGGTCCACGGACGACCCCGGTACGAAGATCATGAGCTACGGCCTGCGCTTCCAGGCCCACGGCCGCGACTACTTCCTGGACGGCACGAAGACCCTCCACGACGACCCCGGCCCCGACCTCTGGCGCGACACCACGCGCCTGTACTGCCACCTCCACGAAGGCACCGACGCCCGGGCGCCCGTGGTGGGCGCGGGCATCCTGGTGCTGGGCATGCGGGAGCTGTTGCAGCTGGTCACCAGCATGCGCTCCTCCCGTCCTGGCGCGGACGGAGTGAAGGCGGTGTCCCAGTTCGGCCGGCTGTTCCTGGGCGCGCTCTGGGACCTCTACGCGCCCCGGGCCCAGACGGAGCAGGAGGGGGAAGGTGAGGTGCCGCATGGGCGCGACGGCTGA
- a CDS encoding GMC oxidoreductase, with product MGATAEHFDVVIVGSGFGGSVMAWRLAEAGLRVCVLERGKAYPPGSFPRSPHDMRRNFWDPRKGLHGLFNLWSFQGLGGVVGAGLGGGSLIYANVLLRKDEKTFIHEDPRDGGYEDWPVTREDLERHYDAVERMMGAQRYPLEHAPYSSTAKTQAMRLAAQRLGRAADWQLPPLAVTFGNPGEVPVPGEPIREEHPNLHGRTRTTCHLCGECDIGCNTGSKNTLDYTYLSAAKRAGAELRTRAEVTELWPADGGGYVVQYLDHTDVTEETPREGPQSMLPRTTVTADRLVLAAGTFGTSYLLLKNRRHFPALSDQLGSRFCGNGDLLGFMRQCRDSSTGKALPRILDGGHGPVITSALHFRGKEEGGTGRSYYIEDAGFPEFVNWLYEGAHQVPLMQRGLRLMWRLLRGWTGVTRDTDVSEEIAELLGDCLGSATSLPLLGMGRDTPNGHMRLTDDGMLDIDWKLHGSKTYFGSVRQSMKDIATALEGKLVQNPLSYVSRVITVHPLGGCPMGRAPETGVVDATGEAFGHPGLYVADGAMMPGPTGPNPSLTIAALADRFADHLIDAHFHAAPVHGWTRAEEASWPSAPPM from the coding sequence ATGGGCGCGACGGCTGAGCACTTCGACGTCGTCATCGTGGGGTCGGGCTTCGGGGGCTCGGTGATGGCGTGGCGCCTGGCGGAGGCCGGCCTCCGGGTGTGCGTCCTGGAGCGCGGCAAGGCGTATCCCCCCGGTTCGTTCCCCCGCAGTCCGCACGACATGCGCCGCAACTTCTGGGATCCGCGCAAGGGCCTGCACGGCCTCTTCAACCTGTGGTCCTTCCAGGGGCTGGGCGGGGTGGTGGGCGCGGGCCTGGGCGGCGGGTCGCTCATCTACGCCAACGTGCTGCTGCGCAAGGACGAGAAGACCTTCATCCACGAGGACCCGCGCGACGGCGGCTATGAGGATTGGCCCGTCACCCGCGAGGACCTGGAGCGCCACTACGACGCGGTGGAGCGGATGATGGGCGCGCAGCGCTATCCGCTGGAGCACGCGCCGTATTCCTCCACCGCGAAGACCCAGGCCATGCGGCTCGCCGCCCAGCGCCTGGGCCGCGCCGCTGACTGGCAACTGCCTCCGCTGGCGGTGACGTTCGGAAACCCGGGCGAAGTTCCCGTGCCGGGCGAGCCCATCCGCGAGGAGCACCCCAACCTCCACGGCCGCACGCGCACCACCTGCCATCTGTGCGGCGAGTGCGACATCGGCTGCAACACCGGCAGCAAGAACACGCTCGATTACACGTACCTCTCCGCGGCGAAGCGCGCCGGAGCGGAGCTGCGCACGCGCGCGGAGGTGACGGAGCTGTGGCCCGCCGACGGTGGGGGCTACGTCGTGCAGTACCTGGATCACACCGACGTGACGGAGGAGACGCCGCGCGAGGGGCCCCAGTCGATGCTGCCCCGCACCACCGTCACGGCGGACCGGCTGGTGCTGGCGGCGGGCACGTTCGGCACGTCCTACCTGCTCTTGAAGAACCGGCGGCACTTCCCCGCGCTGAGCGACCAGTTGGGTTCGCGCTTCTGCGGCAATGGCGACCTGCTGGGCTTCATGCGGCAGTGCCGCGACAGCAGCACGGGCAAGGCGTTGCCGCGCATCCTGGATGGCGGGCACGGCCCGGTCATCACCAGCGCGCTCCATTTCCGGGGCAAGGAGGAGGGCGGCACCGGCCGGAGCTACTACATCGAGGACGCGGGCTTCCCGGAGTTCGTCAACTGGCTCTACGAGGGCGCGCACCAGGTGCCGCTGATGCAGCGCGGCCTGCGGCTCATGTGGCGGCTGCTGCGCGGTTGGACGGGCGTCACGCGCGACACCGACGTGAGCGAGGAGATCGCCGAGCTGCTGGGGGACTGTCTGGGCTCCGCGACGTCCCTGCCGCTGCTCGGCATGGGCCGTGACACGCCCAACGGGCACATGCGCCTGACGGACGACGGGATGCTGGACATCGACTGGAAGCTGCACGGCTCGAAGACGTATTTCGGCAGCGTGCGCCAGTCGATGAAGGACATCGCCACGGCGCTCGAAGGCAAGCTCGTGCAGAACCCGCTCAGCTACGTGAGCCGGGTCATCACCGTGCACCCGCTGGGCGGCTGTCCCATGGGCCGCGCGCCGGAGACGGGCGTGGTGGACGCGACGGGCGAGGCCTTCGGGCACCCGGGTCTGTACGTGGCGGACGGCGCGATGATGCCGGGCCCCACCGGCCCCAACCCGAGCCTCACCATCGCCGCGCTCGCGGATCGCTTCGCGGACCATCTCATCGACGCCCACTTCCACGCCGCGCCCGTCCACGGTTGGACCCGGGCGGAGGAGGCGTCATGGCCGTCCGCGCCCCCGATGTGA
- a CDS encoding metallophosphoesterase, with product MAVRAPDVSRHPGALPAWRGEERRRGWRGPSRSMPPGKPMVAWYAPEVLAKTGLKSVLSATIGRQADRRLLDAVARPQPLAFDYSVDGDGEAREELWLDYVSDLGDGWDSTYAVASAVMAPTLDVRDATGKVHSTRGGDVLVFGGDEVYPTASVEEYQARTVVPYAAALNRRRHRPHLFAVPGNHDWYDGLVSFTRLFCQGRRTEGWRTKQQRSYFALKLPHGWWLLGTDMQLESDLDASQVEFFQKVSGQMGREDRVILCNAEPAWIKQQVKPRAGRGFLDHNIDFLEQKVLGKRVSVFLAGDLHHYRRHENQDGRQKIVAGGGGAFLHPTHLPRVDTRPDGFVLKECYPPQRTSRRLTWRNLLFTGLNPAFAAFMGCVYTLLGWGVAANLNEGAVAAPPFREVLNAALQSTGSLVLAAGTLLGTVAFADDRRGRRFRQVSGVLHGAGHLLLALLLTWGVSIIAAPLATELQWSLRRDFLSGLLLFGGGAVVGPLVVGVYLLLSLNVFSCHPNEAFSSLSIPDWKNFLRLHFDANGRLTVYPVGLRRVPRRWRPGRSAEEPAWVPDPEDRRATPPALIEPPIVIGRSKALPLTSDIGQSAPAPLPRDEHPPPGPV from the coding sequence ATGGCCGTCCGCGCCCCCGATGTGAGCCGTCACCCCGGGGCGCTTCCCGCCTGGCGCGGGGAGGAGCGGCGCCGCGGGTGGCGCGGGCCGTCCCGGAGCATGCCTCCGGGCAAGCCGATGGTGGCCTGGTATGCGCCGGAGGTGCTCGCGAAGACGGGCCTGAAGTCGGTCCTGTCGGCGACCATCGGGCGGCAGGCGGACCGGCGGTTGCTGGACGCGGTGGCGCGACCGCAGCCCCTGGCGTTCGACTACTCGGTGGACGGCGACGGCGAGGCGCGCGAGGAGCTGTGGCTGGACTACGTGTCGGACCTGGGTGACGGCTGGGACTCCACCTACGCGGTGGCGTCCGCCGTGATGGCCCCGACGCTGGATGTGCGCGACGCGACGGGGAAGGTGCACTCCACGCGGGGCGGCGACGTGCTCGTGTTCGGCGGGGATGAGGTCTACCCGACCGCGAGCGTGGAGGAGTACCAGGCGCGCACGGTGGTGCCGTACGCGGCCGCGCTGAACCGCCGCCGTCACCGGCCGCACCTGTTCGCGGTGCCGGGCAACCACGACTGGTACGACGGGCTGGTGTCGTTCACGCGCCTGTTCTGCCAGGGCCGGCGCACCGAGGGCTGGCGCACGAAGCAGCAGCGCAGCTACTTCGCGCTGAAGCTGCCGCACGGATGGTGGCTGCTGGGGACGGACATGCAACTGGAGTCCGACCTGGACGCTTCCCAGGTGGAGTTCTTCCAGAAGGTGTCCGGGCAGATGGGCCGCGAGGATCGCGTCATCCTCTGCAACGCGGAGCCGGCGTGGATCAAACAGCAGGTGAAGCCCCGCGCGGGCCGCGGCTTCCTGGACCACAACATCGACTTCCTGGAGCAGAAGGTCTTGGGCAAGCGGGTGAGCGTGTTCCTCGCGGGGGACCTGCACCACTACCGCCGGCACGAGAACCAGGACGGGCGGCAGAAGATCGTCGCGGGTGGGGGAGGGGCCTTCCTGCACCCGACCCACCTGCCCCGGGTGGACACGCGGCCGGACGGCTTCGTGCTGAAGGAGTGCTATCCGCCGCAGCGGACGTCCCGGCGGCTGACCTGGCGCAACCTGCTGTTCACCGGCCTCAACCCCGCGTTCGCCGCCTTCATGGGCTGCGTCTACACGCTGCTGGGATGGGGTGTGGCCGCGAACCTCAACGAAGGCGCCGTGGCCGCGCCGCCCTTTCGCGAAGTGCTCAACGCCGCGTTGCAGAGCACGGGCTCACTGGTGCTCGCGGCCGGAACCCTGCTGGGCACGGTCGCCTTCGCGGATGACCGCAGGGGCCGGCGCTTCCGGCAGGTGTCCGGCGTCCTGCACGGCGCGGGGCACCTGCTCCTCGCGCTGCTGCTCACCTGGGGCGTGTCCATCATCGCCGCGCCCCTGGCGACCGAGCTGCAATGGAGCCTGCGGCGCGACTTCCTGAGCGGGCTGCTGCTCTTCGGCGGCGGCGCGGTGGTGGGCCCCCTGGTGGTGGGCGTGTACCTGCTGCTGTCGCTCAACGTGTTCTCCTGTCACCCCAACGAGGCGTTCTCGTCGCTGTCCATCCCGGACTGGAAGAACTTCCTGCGGCTGCACTTCGACGCGAACGGTCGCCTGACGGTGTACCCGGTAGGCCTCCGCCGGGTGCCGCGCCGGTGGCGACCCGGGCGCTCCGCCGAGGAGCCGGCCTGGGTGCCGGACCCGGAGGACCGCCGGGCCACGCCCCCCGCGCTCATCGAGCCGCCCATCGTCATCGGGCGCTCGAAGGCGCTGCCGCTGACGTCGGACATCGGTCAGTCCGCACCCGCCCCGTTGCCTCGGGACGAACATCCTCCGCCTGGCCCGGTTTGA
- a CDS encoding sigma 54-interacting transcriptional regulator, producing the protein MARFGDDNGEEDRLLRTDALPALRATRVRVRLVVLSGPEAGQSYPLTPGRYRLGADPASDIVIADRAVSRSHLLLDVREDTIQAVDVGSRNGSFCEGMRFTTLDVRPGAVLTLGTTELKLVPEGEQSRAMPLSSRERFGNLVGTSRRMRELFTLLERLAQGESDVLIQGETGTGKELCAEALHTHGLRSKGPFVIVDLAGVAPQLLESELFGHVKGAFTGAQADRAGAFERAHGGTVFLDEVGELPLEVQPRLLRALERRQVKRVGANDYRAVDVRVVAATHQDLEGAVKAGRFRGDLFHRLAVLRATLPPLRERPEDIPLLIDTVLERMGKKPSALSDQTRALLTQYPWPGNVRELRNVVDRVVNLGESALPDLPEAPVRAARQQEPGPEDTLSLALDLPFKEAKERLIEGFERDYLKTLLERCGGNVSKASREAGIDRVYLRKLLRKHGLASGPD; encoded by the coding sequence GTGGCGCGCTTCGGTGACGACAACGGGGAGGAAGATCGGCTGCTCCGCACGGATGCCCTCCCGGCCCTGCGTGCGACGCGGGTCCGGGTGCGGCTGGTGGTGCTGTCCGGTCCGGAGGCGGGCCAGAGCTATCCGCTGACCCCCGGGCGCTACCGGCTGGGCGCGGACCCCGCGTCCGACATCGTCATCGCGGACCGGGCGGTGTCGCGCAGCCACCTGCTGCTGGACGTGCGCGAAGACACCATCCAGGCGGTGGACGTGGGCTCGCGCAACGGCTCCTTCTGCGAGGGCATGCGCTTCACCACCCTGGACGTGCGTCCGGGCGCGGTGCTCACGCTGGGCACCACGGAGCTGAAGCTGGTGCCGGAGGGCGAACAGTCGCGCGCCATGCCGCTGTCCAGCCGTGAACGCTTCGGGAACCTGGTGGGGACCAGCCGCCGCATGCGGGAGCTGTTCACCCTGCTGGAGCGGCTGGCGCAGGGCGAATCCGACGTGCTCATCCAGGGCGAGACGGGCACCGGCAAGGAGCTGTGCGCGGAGGCCCTGCACACGCACGGGCTGCGCTCCAAGGGGCCCTTCGTCATCGTGGACCTGGCGGGGGTGGCGCCGCAGCTGCTGGAGTCGGAGCTGTTCGGCCACGTGAAGGGCGCCTTCACCGGGGCGCAGGCGGACCGGGCGGGCGCCTTCGAGCGCGCGCACGGGGGCACCGTCTTCCTGGACGAGGTGGGCGAGCTGCCCCTGGAGGTGCAGCCCCGGCTGTTGCGCGCGCTGGAGCGCCGGCAGGTGAAGCGCGTGGGCGCCAACGACTACCGCGCGGTGGACGTGCGGGTGGTGGCCGCCACGCACCAGGACCTGGAGGGCGCGGTGAAGGCGGGCCGCTTCCGGGGGGACCTGTTCCACCGGCTCGCGGTGCTGCGCGCGACGCTGCCGCCCCTGCGCGAGCGCCCGGAGGACATCCCGCTGCTCATCGACACCGTGCTGGAGCGCATGGGGAAGAAGCCCAGCGCCCTGTCGGATCAGACGCGCGCCCTGCTCACCCAGTACCCCTGGCCGGGCAACGTGCGCGAGCTGCGCAACGTGGTGGACCGGGTGGTGAACCTGGGCGAATCCGCGCTGCCGGACCTGCCGGAGGCGCCCGTGCGCGCCGCCCGCCAGCAGGAGCCGGGCCCCGAGGACACGCTGTCGCTGGCGCTGGACCTGCCCTTCAAGGAGGCCAAGGAGCGCCTCATCGAGGGCTTCGAGCGCGACTACCTCAAGACGCTGCTGGAGCGCTGCGGCGGCAACGTGTCCAAGGCGTCGCGCGAGGCGGGCATCGACCGCGTCTACCTGCGCAAGCTGCTGCGCAAGCACGGCCTCGCGTCCGGACCGGACTAG
- a CDS encoding PHP-associated domain-containing protein produces the protein MLIDLHAHSHLSKGCELDPRAVLERAALFGLDAVAFTETNTQDGCDELFEIGAKAKVKVFVGLELVTDRGQYLCFFPKPELAPEPVQLWGSNREKPWSAAECLPKVKALGAAIVAARPFDRDVPHPAMEYVRSLSGVLCAVEGYNAKVKQTANDLAVEAADGLKLPCVGGSDARGSLDEMGRGATFFKRDVLTQAQLVEELFKGDYWPVMAGELPRLTRPGEAQAQRKGGGGGGKKQQHRRGGRR, from the coding sequence ATGCTCATCGACCTACACGCCCATTCCCATCTGTCCAAGGGGTGCGAACTGGATCCGCGCGCCGTGCTGGAGCGGGCGGCGCTGTTCGGCCTGGACGCGGTCGCCTTCACGGAGACCAACACCCAGGACGGCTGCGACGAACTCTTCGAGATCGGCGCCAAGGCGAAGGTGAAGGTGTTCGTCGGGCTGGAGCTCGTCACCGACCGGGGCCAGTACCTCTGCTTCTTCCCGAAGCCGGAGCTGGCGCCGGAGCCCGTGCAGCTGTGGGGCAGCAACCGGGAGAAGCCCTGGAGCGCGGCCGAGTGCCTGCCCAAGGTGAAGGCCCTGGGGGCGGCCATCGTCGCGGCCCGGCCCTTCGACAGGGACGTGCCGCACCCCGCCATGGAGTACGTGCGCTCGCTGTCGGGCGTGCTGTGCGCCGTGGAGGGCTACAACGCCAAGGTGAAGCAGACCGCCAACGACCTGGCCGTGGAGGCCGCGGACGGGCTCAAGCTGCCCTGCGTGGGCGGCAGCGACGCGCGCGGCTCCCTGGACGAGATGGGCCGCGGCGCCACCTTCTTCAAGCGCGACGTGCTCACCCAGGCGCAGCTGGTGGAGGAGCTGTTCAAGGGCGACTACTGGCCGGTGATGGCCGGCGAGCTGCCCCGCCTCACCCGTCCCGGCGAGGCGCAGGCCCAGCGCAAGGGCGGCGGGGGCGGCGGCAAGAAGCAGCAGCACCGCCGCGGCGGCCGGCGCTAG
- a CDS encoding FmdB family zinc ribbon protein codes for MPIYEYGCSACGKTIDVLQKMSDPAPAACTACGAGGTLTKQVSRSSFHLKGGGWYSDLYGSTKKDGGGGASSSSSSSASTAAPATSTAPASPAPAASPAPASSGGDKS; via the coding sequence ATGCCCATCTACGAGTACGGCTGCTCGGCCTGTGGAAAGACCATTGACGTCCTGCAGAAGATGTCCGACCCCGCCCCCGCCGCGTGCACCGCGTGCGGTGCTGGTGGCACGCTGACCAAGCAGGTCAGCCGCTCCAGCTTCCACCTCAAGGGTGGCGGCTGGTACTCGGACCTCTACGGCTCCACCAAGAAGGACGGAGGCGGAGGCGCGTCGTCGTCCTCGTCGTCGTCCGCCTCCACGGCGGCGCCGGCCACCTCCACCGCTCCTGCGAGCCCCGCCCCCGCGGCCAGCCCCGCGCCGGCCTCCTCGGGCGGCGACAAGTCGTAG
- a CDS encoding Fur family transcriptional regulator gives MTTHHSHAHSHDAKDKDDVLARYMAQHGLKSTRQRSLIIDTFFAVGGHLSVEELWNKVREQDTKVSVATVYRTMKLLNECGLAHARNFGDGQTRYEAAAGREHHDHLICTSCGTIVEFENDRIETLQDAVARKHGFTVTSHKMELYGLCHDCQLRGGPPTTEA, from the coding sequence ATGACGACCCATCACTCCCACGCCCATTCCCACGACGCGAAGGACAAGGACGACGTGCTGGCCCGCTACATGGCCCAGCACGGTCTGAAGAGCACGCGTCAGCGCAGCCTCATCATCGACACGTTCTTCGCCGTGGGGGGCCACCTGTCCGTGGAGGAGCTGTGGAACAAGGTGCGCGAACAGGACACCAAGGTGTCCGTGGCCACCGTGTACCGGACGATGAAGCTCCTGAACGAGTGCGGCCTGGCCCACGCGCGCAACTTCGGCGACGGGCAGACGCGCTACGAGGCGGCCGCCGGGCGTGAGCACCACGACCACCTCATCTGCACGAGCTGCGGCACCATCGTGGAGTTCGAGAATGATCGCATCGAAACGCTCCAGGACGCGGTGGCGCGCAAGCACGGCTTCACGGTGACGTCGCACAAGATGGAGCTGTACGGCCTGTGTCACGACTGCCAGCTCCGGGGCGGCCCCCCGACGACGGAGGCGTGA